The Apis cerana isolate GH-2021 linkage group LG10, AcerK_1.0, whole genome shotgun sequence DNA window ACATCtcctctattttatttttttctccttcgagGCGACCTATAACTGTACCTTTATCAGTATTCATACACCAACCTTTTAAACCTAACTCGTTGCCATGTTTTTGAGTAtactgtattaataaaaacaataaattatttaaggttagtttgaatattttatcgataggAAACTGATTTACCGATTCACAAATACAAACATAAGCATAAGCattatagttataattaaaaatacaaaaaatattatcctttattttaaattaaaaatacaaaaaaatattagatgaacttgattttcaatttaaaatatcgatatatatatttattcattgttaGTAACTTTTTCACCTACCAGATGTCACTTCTAtatcaaattgtaaaatttgcgTTATTTCTTCGTGATTtgtattagttattaattgttaattaatgcaTGTTACTTACTTTTCTAAAGAATACAcctttaaaaaagagaatctaaaattaatatcacaattttgttaaaagaCAATATTCATTTACCTTGTACTCTTCCAAACACTTCGAAGTCAACACCGATTAATTGTaccattattatattgatattttgagaTGTTATCAGTAATTACGTTGTAATGAAAAcgagaaaatagaaaacaataatCTCAAGATATATCTTCGTTAACATTCAAtcattatttggaaaaaaatctgAATGTGCGTATGTTGATTTGTGAAACGTAATTGGGTAGATGTCGCTACTTAAGATTCTATCAGCTGTTCTAGCTAGTTAATAGCGGTATCCTTAGAaaccattttttatatattttaaaaaattaaatataatttgaatattaaataaatttgataagaatgttataaaaatagttcaaattttttaataaattaaattaaattcaaattgattaatagtaaaaatattatgtttattaaatggaaataaatgttacgatctattcaataaaaaatctattcaaaaaaataatacaattgtaaaattaattgaaaaaacaattataaatgtttcgaaattttaaaaacagacaaaatttcaatggatattgaaattatgtattaaagaaaataaaaaattttagaaaaatacaaatttaagtGTTGTTCAATATCATATCGACATCAATAGATATCGACATGGAATGAATTcggtaatttcttttttaaaaattaaaaaattaaaatttatttaataatacaaattattaaacgaaatttaataataaatttacaataactgacaatatattaaattaaaattaaaagttaattgatagtttttttttattttattaaaatttagttttttcatttaaaattttagtaccTTTATTTTAGAACTATACATACAGATCTGAATATCGGATTATAATggcattaattataatgtggttatttgataaaacttttattttcgaaacaaacTATACGTAAACttctatcaaatttaataatatatttattttaatttattaatatattaatgtcttatgcaatctattaatatattacagaaataaaatggtttatcttattattataatatcccTAAAACAAATCAATTCACTCATTAAAAGcgtattataaagattaaattatttgtaaaacgtgattggtattttatttgaatttaaaaattcaattcgcaTATCGGGAATTACTGTCTCGAATCGACGCTAGTATTGGTCAATGTTCTGAAGCGCGCGCAGGAACATAACAGCAAAAAAGTCGCGAAGTATAGAGGCGTATAAGTTGTCCCCACCGTCGCGTCTACGTTCAGTCTCGGGCAACAGCTAAGACGTGGTGGTTGTGTTTATGTCATTCTTCTCTTTCTGTACATGCGATTATTCtaacaaaatttaacgaaagtCCCTTCGTAGAGCCGGTGATCAATCTATCGTGTTATCAATATGTGCTGCGTATTTTATTCTACGTATGCCTATTGTCTTGTCGATCTTTAAAACCCTTCGAATACGGCATTACTTCGTCCATACGATTCTGCGCTATGGTAGACAATCGCGTAGGATCAAATGCACGTCGTTTCAATACAAACATTTATGacgtttaattaacaaaattatcctGTTGACGTGAGATCGTCGATCATTGGCTCGAATCGATACGAACATCGAACATACGCGATAATTCGTGTATCTGTGTACGAAAACGCGAAATACCAGTTCTGTGTCAGTCGATGAGGTTAGGCTGGCGTATTTACGCAACGAAAATTTGTGTCGTCGGTGTACGCGCACGCGATGCGGCTCTGACAGCACGTTCTatcttcttttctatattaCTGATCATACGTCACAGGACGGAACGCTCTGTGCAGTGCTTAACGCTGAATTTATTGTCGTCGTCAGTGACGACTTTGACAGCGCATCATTCGAAGTGAGGTTAATTTGGAAGGTGTGTCGTGCGTGTGCGTGCTGTAGAGAAAAACAACACGGCAATAATACGATGACGGCGATGTTAGTATCTGTGGCGGAACTGTCGAACATTTTCTTCGTGCTTGCAGTCTCGATATGCTTTTGCGGAGTCTTCTTGTTTATCATCAGGTATTTATATCATCGTATATTGTgcgttgttttttctttttcttttcttctctaaaCTGTATGTATCATTTGAGCATgctatacaatatttatcgttgcatgtatttttttagaaaattatttagaaacatatttgtaaaaattgatatgaatCCATTAGTTTgcattctctttttcattttattatctttacaagaaaaaaacagttacatacacatatgtataattataaaaataaaatttatatatatatatatatatatctttatttttttataattggtaaatatttatttgttctcttaaaatcaattcctttatttctacatttattaatatatctcaaATGTATCgacttatttaaaagttttttatattttttataatagatcatCTATAATAGATATCAATTAAagactattttataattaacagtAAGTTTTTTACAATGAATGACATGATTGTAAGTATTGTTATCAAATCGATAAATACTTGATATCATTTTACCTATCATATTTGATATCATTTTACCTATCATTTTACAtatcattttgataatatataacatctcagatagtataaattaaattctcatcAATGAATactaacttaataattatcttaagaagtatttttccatattttttcctatgtccattttaatatttagcaTTTCTGGgagatcatttatttaaaaaatcattatattgattaattttcaaaatttaaagaaagaaaatttaagatagTCAGTGATATTTCATTAcacaacaataaaaatttacagcaataaaaattatttatttatcagaattatatgatatatttaataattttatatgatacttTAATAAGAAGTTTTAAGAAGAAGTTAGATGTACCttttgtgatttatttattatagtaaaatttttatatttattatattatgtttttgattaaaaaataattttaataatgaaattaaattctgttttttttttatttgattcaagATGTTAaggttaaaatttcatttcttatattccAAGGTAAAATCAAtggaataaatgttattatgaGAGGATCGTAAAAATGGTTGATAAATTAGCACTTTCAGTTTAGCAGTAGTAAAAGTGTGCCATAGGATAGAGGACATAATAGTTAAGAACAGCTGTTTAAACACagaaaatcatgaaaattttcattcttatgAGTAgcttatataaaaagttatacgAAATGGCTTAATCTtatccaaaatataaattgaattaaatattttcgaggggaaaaaaaaagaaggaaatattagaacgattttatttaattaaattatcaaaattaatgacCGATGAAAAGtttgattacaaatttttgcttGCCAAATTGtacattcttatattttttcgaagaacacaaaaacaaaagttttgtttcgaaaatttttgtaatcagatttaaaaatatataattccaaatattttcatctttaatataattgatttaaaatattctgatgAATAAATGATCTAGATAAAAAGTATCATTGTTAATCATGAGactatatatacttattttaagaataattttttatgttttaaagaaaaaaatatgaaaaatggaatatattaataattaacgattTATCTACTTTGAAactagaattaataatttgttttgaaattaaaatcaaatcagatgcataattcatatatttaatttacatttcacatatttatatatttctatatgtacttctatgaagaaagaaaatattttttgtttaaaaagcgaaaaattattattgcaaattaatttctcatttattttcgtatcaaagttcaaaataattaaatgaatggtaatataagattaattaagttaCTCTTGTTTTATCTATGATTAAAAAGTTCTTTGAATGTtagatattgtataatatattctaattcgCGTACTCGAATCTATGCGTTATTACATTGCAACATCGATGATTTGCTAGTTTCGTCGATCatttgacttttttttctgaaaatgatTTCTGTGTACTTTCGTAGAAATTATGCAACTCGCTGGAGACGGTTGATCAAACCGTTATTATCTTGCGGTATTCGTTGTTGCTTGttcaatgtattatttatacgttGTTGGAAATAACAGACCAACTAAAAAATTACCGGAAAATTGTGAATCTTTATAGTATGtttgaataacaatatattagttgattcaaaaaatataaataatgttattttctcaaatttttatcgttgcaTAGTTCGATAccgataataaatctttatcataaaaaaacgtAGGATTCTtgtcgatttaattatttttcatttacaataGTGCAAagtttattagataattttctttgttaatattactttGATTAATTTACTAATTGTTATGAATCTCTTGACTCGTGATTTATCAAGATAGGAATTACAATtagtatttgataaaaatagattcatTGAATTGCATgcagtaattaaatttagtttgAACGCTAATTTTAGTTCTAATTcatgaataatttacataaatgtctgataaattatacataagatCAAGAGGTTATTgtgtaatgaaattaaaatataaaattaaataagtttaaataaaatcgaaacggAAATCAAACCGAAAGTTGATCTTTCTCAAATTTCAGTTGGAATAGCTCTAAAATATCTAGTTGAATTAATGGCGGGCCCAAATCCAGAAGCCTTATGTCAATAAACCGTTAACACACTTACATGAAACGTGCGATTCACTTATTTGAAAAGAGAAAGCCGCGTTCTGAAATTTCAAAGCTGTACGGTTTACTTCTTTGCTTCGCCTAAAATAACTTGAAAACTGtacttgaattttaaatgttctttGAAACGAATCTTTACATCATTTAATATTGTGTTTctaaattgatcaatttttcagaagtttattgaaaaatatttagaattattttaatagagaaCGTctcattatttcgatattttttttttctccatcatacgccaagaaataatttacagCAATTGATGTTGCGTATACCGTGCTTATATACGTTCTCATGGTCACGAGGTTATTGGCATATACGATCATTCGCACATTAATTCATTCCAAATCATGAATAACGTAAttgattcgattattttaaatatcgaaggaTGTATGAtcgtaatttttccaaatatttatcgttaatttttattcggacaagatctataaaaataagatgttatgttaaattcttttttatcaaattttcaaagaaaaaaaattagatcatGATTAGtacaacaattatttataatcaaaaatcattatttttataaaatttatatagttttcgaaataagaaaataaatttctttttttaaagaaaaaagaattcgacGTTAGAACGATAGACTTTTCtttcagaattattttatcgtaaattttatctattcgaTCTGTTATatcatttcgaagaaaaaagtaaaaggaaaatgagagaaatttatcagaaattggtacataattttcaaaaccGTTAACTCGTACGTGCtgctgaaaaaaaagatagtatACTGTTATTTCTCGAATCACCGAATCGTCTCGCGTTCAGGTTTTGCATGCCTACACGTAGGACACTCTCGTTTTATACATGGACAGAATCTCCTGTGTCGAGAGTGAATTGAgcattaattgttaattttagagAATAGATCAAACTTCAAATAGTGAATTATGAGTTAATTACGCGGAACCAGGGAATatcattagaataattaatgttaataattacttaacattattaattcgtacatttcatttcattgtcTCGTTAATTATTTCCTTCATTCATGTCAAATTAATGTGTCATCcgacaattaacaattaagaaaagaagaatattaattagaactttctaaaattataaattaatattgatatatattttcgaaactttctaGTTTGAAAGATtgggaattttgaaaaattaaaaaatttgaaaattaatcttatcgaCAAAGTAAAGCatctattatacaataattaaaattgaaattgaaataactaaaaatgattaaacgaagaattaatttctctaatttctttttgcaGAAATATGATCGTACTTCGCATTCACGGCGATGAATTAATGTTTGGAGGGAGTGGAACTGTCATGACACATTCGCCACGTATACCTCAAATGGAAATGATGAAGGTTCACATTCCCTTCACCTTCAAGCTTCACGAAAGTTTCAAAAGCACTTATACCGGTGAGTTTTCCCCCAAATATATTCcccttatttctcttttttcccccctttcaattcccctttctttctattcacttcttccaataaaattttccaagattttGGGGAAAATCCtcgttcacaattttttttcgcataaacgcaaatagaaaattgaaaatcgatatACTATTCCAACGCAGGATAcgcaataattaaaacatataaatagatatgcaataattcgataaaatccCATCTCATATATGCAAATACGGGAGAATACACGGATAGgtaattgaatattcaaacaatCGAATATATCTACAAAGGAATTGAAAACCGATCaattgaaattcgaatcgTTTGTATATCTCCTTAAGAACGAGGAGATATTCTATCATCCATGAttcattattcgtttattaacattctaattaaaaacaccgatggaagaaagagagggagaaaaactCGTTCCTTCGACAAACGGATCGGAGATCGTATCTCGTACAATTGACGGTATAAACGCATAGACGTGTCTCGCCTTTGTTTCGTCTAATTTTACGGATTAGTATTCGTTGGCGTTTGAACGAtcatcgatcaaaattcacgCGTCGTTCGAACCCCGTCGGGCTCGTTATAAGGAATATTCCTTTACGTTTCGACTCTGTTACGTCTCTCTAGAAGTCGTATCCCTCCTGTTTACGAATCCGGCTATCATCGATGATTCCTATCCTTTAACAAatccttttcaaatttctccCCTTTTCCAAGAATACGCGTTATATTTCGCAAGTTTTGTCGCCGGGTTTATTAACTCGAAAAGAATAGTAGGACACTCTTCGTGTACGATTCGATCTGTACGGTCGAAAGTAGGTTACAGACAACGTTGaagtggaagaagaagaaaaaaataagaagaagaaaaagaacgatcTTCCACTTCGTAGTCGATTGTCGTAATTGACATGCAGGTGTGAAGGCACTCAAAGTTACGAAACGTTACCTTGACCGCTTGGCCAGGTCATTGTGAATCATTTAACCggagaataattaattccgAATATCGGATTCGAATCTCTCTCACgtgatgtttttatttatttactcatttttttttattaaaaaaggcaTCCcgcttattattcaaaactaCGTTTTGctgttaaatatgtattaaataattataatggaatTATACGCAGAAACATAAAGCGTTTCTTCATCATTCGagtaatcataatttattatacggttaattcgtttttcaaatttttataaactctgaaaaatttaattcgaaaaataaataattaccaaatcgaatttttaaagcattttaaaaaatgaatgtattGGCGCAACAGTTCAATTCTCCGcgtattaattctatttcataaaaactggcattatattttttaatattctcattATGAAACAACGTCTCTTCCACTGATAATTTGCATTTACATTTGGATTGATACATATAGAAAAGAATACACCGAGCGAAATAtgcgtaatatatatatatatatgcaaatatcgCTTACATCGTAATTGTGCCGGTAAAAACTATCTTCTCCCTCCGTAATCACGTTTTATTATGCCACGGATGATTTATGCTCAACACTCGACGACCttcgataaattcattaaaccATGCATATCCACGGGATAGCGAGCATGTTTGTTAGGGTTTGCCTCTGTTAACCTTGTGGGTGTGCCTTGGATTTTATTCGAACGGTGCCACGGACTAGGCCACGAGTATAACGAGCACGTGTTTCGTtcttaatgaaaaatcgattaatcaCAATGATTAATACAATTGATCGTATCAaagtatcaaaattaatttccgacgaaatttttttagcaAGATTCCAAGAAATCagatcgagaaaaattacaaaactcGTCTTTgagaatcaattattaatttatcaggaattaaatttttgcctATCAACGGAGATAGGCAGAGAAATGGACGTACATCGGAAAGAGATAATgtcgtttgaaaaattggtAATTTGCCTGATCTTCGAAATGCGAATTATCAATTAACTTTGtatggaaattattaaatatggatatcatctttttacaaattattccaCGGTATCATTTGGCGCGATCTATTGCACGGAGGAAAAGGTGTACGTTCTCTTTTGTTAATTCGCAATGGCGAAGAACCGTGAGAACAACTCGTGGAAACGATGGATTTTTCCGGAGGTGGAGGTTACAAGGGCAGAGTATTTTTGAATTCCAAGCTCGTAGGCACAAAGGTGACCATGTAAAAGTGTGAGGGTCGGTCGCGGAGATTCAGTCTCGTTCATCGAGGACAGCATTCATATGTTCGAATAAACGAATGTTACGTAAGTTACGTGACAATAGACGAAACAATCGATCCAGGCATCGTTAATAAAACAACATCAtcgattattatgatatagaCATCTCTCATCTTTGATAATTGCTATCTAAATAGGATTTCTCAATCGTTCCTTTCGTTAACGTGCTacgataaaatagattattaatcgaGATGCTGTTGTAACAGCTAATGATAACAGTTAACGACATTGTTTAAAGATAGAATCGTGATGGCAAATGATGTTTCTCAATCCTCTTATCTATTCGAATAATAGATGAATAATAGATGaataatatggaaatttttttcgagtcGATGGTTATCGTTATAATGTGTAATACTTTacgtataaacaaaattatcgttaataaaCTTTATTGGAGATTTCATATCAAAAACTCAACAAAGAGTATCGTAACAAACTTGAGACCAGAATATCTGTATCTTTCCTATCTAATATTTCCTATTAACAtttgatcttttcttttttttcgcctTCGAAAATGGAACTGTACGAAAACTGtacgagataaatttaattttgtatttcgcaaaaaaaaaaaaaaaaagaagaagaagaagaaaaagaacaaaagtttaaattttccatcaacGGAGTCAATCGTCCGTTCGATTGATAATAAAGATCGGTCAGAGAGGAACGATGCCCTTGGtattacaaaaattctcaGGAATCTTTTCTCATGGATCGACCGATCATTGATCGACGTTATGCGTGTCAAGTTCACCGACTCGTTCGAAAACTTACTTAACAAGCGCGTTACGAGATATAATAGACGAAGGC harbors:
- the LOC107993089 gene encoding acylphosphatase-1-like, which codes for MVQLIGVDFEVFGRVQGVFFRKYTQKHGNELGLKGWCMNTDKGTVIGRLEGEKNKIEEMKNWLRYTGSPQSAIDKAEFRNEKEISKISFNNFEIKK